Proteins from a single region of Stutzerimonas stutzeri:
- a CDS encoding PEGA domain-containing protein, with protein sequence MEAGISIFSTPQGSRSARAVVAAGALGSLLVTLLIGSAYSQADSAPQTPRLAKLSSPDPLATSGAAEAPVDSPRAEQLANKIAELDAILLEKHKLEDALRVEKSELAAIELQLANTKKLIRLEVDDFLGQSAERKRLDDLLDEHKRSADAAAAVNERVDVLEKDLGSQHLKFSLAARDVERLKSQLAAEIRESNSKKIQAIARKLDKTIRFEQAISFRCSASKSLAACLAEHGSQGQMSQWVLDNYQRELAEDIREQVADLALDTAWYRFRTRTDFAQASMSLDGTVNAQMNVEATITAKKMMPCAILDVPYEQCDSKTHSLIVRSNKYDDQVRINDQEHGATPVSLVLDSGVYDIQVTSGGVTQKRTLSLKGDQVLNFKF encoded by the coding sequence ATGGAAGCTGGCATCTCGATTTTTTCCACGCCGCAAGGCTCTCGTAGTGCTCGGGCAGTGGTAGCTGCTGGCGCCCTCGGATCGTTGTTGGTAACGCTGCTCATCGGTAGTGCCTATTCACAGGCTGATAGCGCTCCCCAAACACCTCGGCTGGCTAAATTATCGTCTCCCGACCCGCTCGCCACTTCCGGGGCTGCAGAAGCGCCTGTCGATTCGCCTCGCGCCGAACAACTGGCAAACAAGATCGCTGAGCTCGATGCCATTCTTCTGGAGAAGCACAAGCTTGAGGATGCATTGCGTGTTGAGAAGAGCGAGCTGGCTGCCATTGAGTTACAGCTTGCAAACACCAAGAAACTGATTCGGCTGGAAGTCGACGACTTTCTCGGACAGAGCGCCGAGCGCAAGCGACTCGATGATCTGCTGGATGAGCACAAGCGCAGCGCCGATGCCGCCGCAGCCGTCAACGAGCGTGTCGATGTACTGGAAAAGGACTTGGGTAGTCAGCACTTGAAGTTCTCGCTCGCCGCTCGCGATGTCGAGCGCCTCAAGTCTCAACTGGCTGCCGAGATTCGCGAGAGCAACAGCAAGAAAATCCAGGCCATTGCCCGCAAGTTGGACAAGACCATCCGCTTCGAGCAGGCCATCTCGTTCCGTTGCTCGGCCAGCAAGAGCCTTGCAGCTTGTCTGGCCGAGCACGGTAGTCAGGGGCAGATGTCGCAATGGGTGCTGGACAACTACCAGCGCGAGCTGGCCGAGGATATTCGTGAGCAGGTTGCCGATCTTGCGCTGGATACCGCTTGGTACCGTTTCCGAACCCGCACAGACTTCGCGCAGGCCAGCATGAGCCTGGATGGCACCGTAAACGCGCAGATGAATGTCGAAGCCACCATCACCGCGAAAAAGATGATGCCGTGCGCGATTCTCGATGTGCCCTATGAGCAATGCGACAGCAAGACGCATTCGCTGATCGTGCGCAGCAACAAGTACGACGATCAGGTCCGCATCAATGACCAGGAGCACGGTGCAACGCCGGTGTCGCTGGTGCTCGATAGCGGCGTTTACGATATTCAGGTCACCTCCGGTGGCGTGACGCAGAAGCGTACGCTGTCGCTCAAGGGTGACCAGGTGCTCAACTTCAAGTTCTGA
- a CDS encoding calcium/sodium antiporter: MSLITFAYLIGGLVLLVVGAEALVRGAAKLASRFGIPPLIIGLTVVAFGTSAPETAVSVQASLNGSGDIAVGNVIGSNIANILLILGLSALIAPLVVSRQLIRLDVPVMIGAGLLCYGLAWNGSISRLDGILLLVALLGYTLFLVIASKREQPGPGVDEFDTEFGPDPAAKPYAWVLQLLLIVLGLGLLVGGSNLLIEGAVGLARALGLSELVIGLTVVAIGTSMPELATSVLAVIRGERDIAVGNIVGSCIFNLLLVLGAGAAVAAEGLSISPNAQSFDFPVMLAVFVACLPIFFSGYCIQRWEGLLFFAYYVAYTLYLVMFATGLGAIELLRDAMLWFAFPLTAVTLLVIFLRAWQRQR, from the coding sequence ATGTCGCTGATTACTTTCGCCTATCTTATTGGCGGCCTGGTTTTGCTCGTCGTTGGTGCCGAAGCGCTGGTGCGCGGCGCCGCAAAACTGGCTAGTCGCTTCGGCATTCCACCCTTGATCATTGGTCTGACAGTGGTCGCCTTCGGCACCAGCGCACCGGAAACAGCCGTCAGCGTGCAGGCGTCGCTGAATGGCAGCGGTGACATAGCAGTTGGTAATGTGATCGGCAGCAACATCGCCAATATCCTGCTCATCCTCGGGCTTTCAGCCCTGATTGCACCGCTCGTGGTATCCCGACAGCTGATACGCCTGGACGTCCCGGTAATGATTGGTGCCGGCCTACTGTGCTACGGCCTGGCCTGGAATGGCAGTATCAGCCGACTGGACGGCATCCTGTTGCTTGTCGCCCTGCTTGGCTACACGCTGTTTCTGGTAATCGCCAGCAAGCGCGAACAACCGGGGCCAGGTGTCGACGAGTTCGATACCGAGTTCGGACCGGACCCTGCCGCCAAGCCCTATGCCTGGGTGCTTCAGCTGTTGCTGATCGTACTGGGCCTGGGCCTTTTGGTTGGCGGCTCAAACCTGCTGATCGAAGGTGCGGTTGGCCTGGCCCGAGCACTGGGACTGTCAGAGCTGGTTATCGGCCTTACAGTGGTAGCGATCGGCACTTCGATGCCGGAGCTGGCGACCTCGGTTCTAGCCGTGATCAGGGGCGAGCGCGACATTGCGGTCGGCAACATCGTCGGCAGCTGTATATTCAATCTACTGCTCGTTTTGGGGGCAGGTGCCGCGGTGGCTGCGGAGGGGCTGTCCATCTCACCCAACGCGCAATCATTCGACTTCCCGGTGATGCTGGCCGTATTCGTCGCCTGCCTGCCAATCTTCTTTTCTGGCTACTGCATTCAACGCTGGGAAGGCCTGCTGTTCTTCGCCTATTACGTGGCTTACACCCTCTATTTGGTGATGTTCGCCACAGGGCTGGGTGCCATCGAACTGCTGCGCGACGCGATGCTCTGGTTCGCCTTCCCCTTGACGGCCGTCACGCTTTTGGTGATCTTCCTGCGCGCCTGGCAACGCCAGCGCTAA
- the mreD gene encoding rod shape-determining protein MreD, with amino-acid sequence MISGRSNNGWVIWFSLTVALLLSVAPMPGNAELARPLWLGLVIAFWSLSLPHRGGLGAAFCFGLAQDVLAGTLFGQSALPLILIAFLVLSLQQRLRMFPLWQQSMVLLVILGLAQLVQLWLNTLTGNRPPTLLFLVPVPVSALLWPWVFVALQGLRQRFAVY; translated from the coding sequence ATGATCAGCGGTCGCTCGAACAACGGTTGGGTTATCTGGTTCAGCCTGACGGTTGCCTTGCTGCTCAGCGTTGCGCCAATGCCCGGCAATGCGGAGCTCGCTCGTCCGCTGTGGCTGGGCTTGGTCATTGCGTTCTGGTCCCTTTCGCTCCCGCATCGGGGTGGCTTAGGCGCTGCCTTTTGTTTCGGGCTCGCTCAGGACGTACTTGCCGGTACGTTGTTCGGCCAGAGCGCTCTGCCTTTGATCCTGATTGCCTTCCTGGTGTTGAGCCTGCAGCAGCGTCTGCGCATGTTTCCATTGTGGCAACAGAGCATGGTGCTGCTGGTGATTCTCGGCCTCGCGCAGCTGGTTCAGCTTTGGCTCAATACCTTGACCGGCAATCGGCCGCCGACGCTGCTTTTTCTGGTGCCGGTTCCTGTCAGTGCCCTGCTTTGGCCATGGGTATTCGTTGCGCTGCAGGGGCTGCGCCAGCGATTCGCCGTGTACTGA
- the rng gene encoding ribonuclease G yields MSEEILMNITPMESRVAVVENGVLQEVHVERTQRRGIVGNIYKGKVVRVLPGMQAAFVDIGLDRAAFIHASEISSREGNAVEPINALVHEGQSLVVQVTKDPIGTKGARLTTQLSIPSRYLVYMPRTSHVGISLRIEDEAERERLKQVVAECVAAEGIQEAGGFILRTAAEGAGSDEILMDIRYLRRLWEQIASQIKTVAAPTVIYEDLSLAMRTLRDLVNPRIEKIRIDSRENFQKVTQFVGELMPELGDRLEHYPGERPIFDLYGVEDEIQKALDRKVMLKSGGYLIIDPAEAMTTIDVNTGAFVGHRTLEETIFKTNLESATAIARQLRLRNLGGIIIIDFIDMEDEEHRRQVLRTLEKQLERDHAKTNIIGITELGLVQMTRKRTRESLEQILCEPCMCCQGRGKLKTPETVCYEIFREILREARAYQAEGYRVLANQKVIDRLLDEESGNVADLEAFIGRSIKFQVESMYSQEQYDVVLL; encoded by the coding sequence ATGAGCGAAGAAATCCTGATGAACATCACCCCCATGGAGTCGCGGGTGGCGGTGGTGGAGAACGGTGTTCTGCAGGAGGTGCACGTCGAGCGTACGCAGCGCCGCGGCATCGTCGGCAACATTTACAAAGGCAAGGTGGTCAGGGTGCTGCCCGGTATGCAAGCGGCGTTCGTCGATATCGGGCTGGATCGCGCTGCGTTTATCCATGCTTCGGAGATTTCTTCCCGCGAAGGCAATGCCGTCGAGCCGATCAACGCCCTGGTGCATGAAGGGCAAAGCCTGGTGGTACAAGTCACCAAAGACCCCATCGGCACCAAGGGCGCGCGGCTGACTACACAGCTGTCGATCCCGTCGCGCTACCTGGTCTACATGCCGCGCACCAGCCATGTCGGAATCTCCCTGCGTATCGAGGATGAAGCCGAGCGCGAGCGACTCAAGCAGGTAGTGGCCGAATGCGTGGCGGCAGAAGGCATCCAGGAAGCCGGTGGTTTTATTCTGCGTACCGCGGCAGAGGGCGCTGGTAGCGATGAAATTCTCATGGATATCCGCTATCTGCGCCGTTTGTGGGAACAGATCGCGAGCCAGATAAAGACCGTCGCAGCGCCGACGGTAATCTACGAAGACTTGTCGTTGGCGATGCGCACCTTGCGCGATCTGGTCAACCCACGAATCGAGAAGATCCGCATCGATTCGCGTGAGAATTTCCAGAAGGTCACGCAGTTTGTCGGCGAACTCATGCCGGAGCTGGGCGATCGCCTGGAGCACTATCCGGGCGAGCGCCCGATCTTCGATCTCTATGGCGTCGAGGATGAGATTCAAAAGGCCCTTGATCGCAAGGTCATGCTCAAGTCGGGCGGGTATCTGATCATCGACCCGGCCGAGGCGATGACCACCATCGACGTCAACACCGGTGCTTTCGTCGGCCACCGCACGCTGGAAGAAACCATTTTCAAGACCAACCTCGAGTCGGCCACCGCCATTGCCCGGCAGCTCAGGCTGCGCAATCTGGGCGGTATCATCATCATCGACTTCATCGACATGGAAGACGAAGAGCACCGTCGGCAGGTCCTGCGCACGCTGGAAAAGCAGCTCGAACGCGATCACGCCAAGACCAATATCATCGGCATCACCGAACTCGGTCTGGTGCAGATGACCCGCAAGCGCACCCGCGAGAGCCTTGAACAGATACTGTGCGAGCCGTGCATGTGCTGCCAGGGGCGGGGCAAACTGAAGACCCCGGAAACCGTTTGCTACGAGATCTTCCGGGAAATCCTGCGCGAGGCCCGGGCTTATCAGGCTGAGGGCTATCGGGTGCTGGCGAACCAGAAAGTGATCGATCGTCTGCTGGACGAGGAGTCGGGCAACGTCGCGGATCTGGAGGCCTTCATCGGTCGCTCGATCAAGTTTCAGGTGGAAAGCATGTACTCGCAGGAACAGTACGACGTGGTGTTGCTCTGA
- the mreC gene encoding rod shape-determining protein MreC, which produces MVFVVLCVVLMVVDARFEALKTVRSQMGLVLTPFYLVGEMPGRIWRMATEQIASSNSLMAENEKLKAEALLMQRRLQRLAMLTEQNVRLRELLNSAALVDDKVIVSELIGLDPNPFTHRILIDKGEKDGVFMGQPVLDASGLMGQVVEVLPYAARVLLLTDVTHSIPVQVTRNGLRAIAVGTGNPDYLELRHVAETADVKAGDLLVSSGLGQRFPSGYPVAQVTEVVHGSGQPFAIVRAVPTAMLNRSRYLMLVFSDSRTPEERAAAAAEAQADADQKAASEGTGVTTPPAGAEVDDAGQSPAAAPQAPTSEVVQ; this is translated from the coding sequence TTGGTGTTCGTCGTGCTTTGTGTCGTGCTGATGGTGGTGGATGCGCGTTTCGAGGCGCTGAAGACGGTACGCAGCCAGATGGGCCTGGTGCTGACCCCCTTCTACTTGGTGGGCGAGATGCCAGGGCGCATCTGGAGAATGGCGACCGAGCAGATCGCCAGCAGCAACAGCTTGATGGCTGAAAACGAGAAGCTAAAGGCCGAGGCGCTTTTGATGCAGCGCCGCTTACAGCGTCTCGCCATGCTTACCGAACAGAACGTGCGGTTGCGCGAGCTGCTCAATTCGGCGGCTCTGGTCGACGATAAGGTGATTGTCTCTGAGCTGATCGGCCTGGATCCGAATCCTTTCACCCATCGCATCCTGATCGATAAGGGCGAAAAGGACGGCGTTTTCATGGGGCAGCCGGTGCTAGATGCCAGCGGTTTGATGGGGCAGGTGGTCGAGGTGTTGCCTTACGCTGCCCGCGTGCTGCTGCTGACCGACGTCACCCATAGCATTCCGGTCCAGGTCACGCGTAATGGCCTGCGCGCGATCGCCGTGGGCACCGGCAATCCGGATTATCTGGAGCTGCGCCACGTTGCTGAAACCGCCGACGTCAAGGCCGGCGACCTGCTGGTCAGCTCTGGACTCGGTCAGCGTTTCCCCAGCGGTTATCCGGTCGCTCAAGTGACCGAAGTGGTACATGGCTCCGGGCAGCCGTTCGCCATTGTTCGCGCGGTGCCGACGGCCATGCTCAATCGCAGCCGTTATCTGATGTTGGTGTTCAGCGACTCGCGGACGCCGGAAGAGCGGGCGGCTGCAGCAGCAGAAGCGCAGGCCGATGCGGATCAGAAGGCTGCTTCAGAGGGCACAGGCGTGACCACGCCGCCTGCTGGGGCTGAAGTCGATGACGCGGGTCAGTCGCCCGCTGCCGCGCCGCAAGCGCCGACCTCGGAGGTGGTGCAATGA
- a CDS encoding septal ring lytic transglycosylase RlpA family protein, whose translation MRLTRLTALLILTLIVSGCADRQATQPTKAPPTTQDRFSQSGKASYYARMHHGQRTANGETHDQNALVAAHRSLPFGTRVRVTNEQNGKQVVVRINDRGPFRRGRIIDVSRAAAAQLDMLRSGVVRVRIETLP comes from the coding sequence ATGCGCCTGACACGCCTCACTGCCCTGCTGATTCTGACCCTTATCGTCAGCGGCTGCGCCGATCGCCAAGCGACGCAGCCAACCAAGGCACCTCCTACCACTCAGGATCGTTTCAGTCAGAGCGGCAAGGCTTCCTATTACGCGCGAATGCACCACGGCCAACGCACCGCAAATGGCGAAACCCATGATCAGAACGCGCTGGTCGCAGCCCATCGCAGCCTGCCATTCGGTACCCGTGTTCGGGTAACCAACGAGCAAAATGGCAAGCAAGTGGTGGTGCGCATAAACGATCGGGGGCCATTTCGTCGCGGCCGTATCATCGACGTTTCCCGAGCGGCGGCGGCGCAACTGGACATGCTCAGGAGTGGCGTGGTTCGGGTACGAATTGAAACTCTCCCATGA
- the gatC gene encoding Asp-tRNA(Asn)/Glu-tRNA(Gln) amidotransferase subunit GatC: MALERTEVEKIAHLARLGLSEADLPRTTETLNNILGLIDRMQAVDTTGIEPLAHPLETTQRLRADVVTETNQREAFQAIAPAVEEGLYLVPRVIE, from the coding sequence ATGGCGCTTGAACGCACCGAGGTGGAAAAGATCGCTCACCTGGCCCGCCTGGGCCTGTCTGAAGCCGACCTGCCCCGCACTACCGAGACCCTCAACAATATCCTCGGCTTGATCGATCGCATGCAAGCGGTCGACACCACCGGCATCGAGCCGCTGGCTCACCCGCTGGAAACCACCCAGCGCCTGCGCGCCGACGTGGTAACCGAAACCAACCAGCGCGAAGCCTTCCAGGCCATCGCACCCGCCGTGGAAGAAGGCCTTTATCTGGTCCCGCGAGTGATCGAGTGA
- a CDS encoding Maf family protein, which translates to MGALFLASASPRRRELLAQIGVPFSLLDVSVDETPSPTESPEAYVERVARDKALAGLAGIGEGDSYVLGADTSVVLDQRILGKPVDRADGLAMLAALSGRTHRVMTAVALASRTACEVRVVISEVTFRTIEEAEAERYWDSGEPQDKAGGYAIQGWGAVFVSQLHGSYSAVVGLPLCETAQLVDAFGLPRWTKGSR; encoded by the coding sequence ATGGGCGCATTGTTTCTTGCCTCGGCTTCACCCCGTCGCCGCGAACTGCTTGCGCAGATAGGCGTCCCTTTTTCCCTGCTTGACGTATCAGTCGACGAGACGCCGTCGCCGACCGAGTCCCCTGAGGCATACGTCGAGCGCGTTGCCCGGGACAAGGCACTTGCTGGTCTGGCGGGCATAGGCGAGGGCGACAGTTATGTGCTGGGCGCCGATACCAGCGTGGTGCTGGACCAGCGCATTCTTGGCAAGCCGGTGGATCGTGCAGATGGATTGGCCATGCTGGCTGCCTTGTCCGGACGTACGCATCGAGTCATGACTGCAGTAGCGCTGGCTAGCCGGACGGCGTGCGAGGTGCGCGTGGTCATCAGCGAAGTGACGTTCCGCACCATCGAAGAGGCCGAGGCAGAACGTTATTGGGACAGTGGCGAGCCGCAGGACAAGGCGGGCGGTTACGCCATTCAGGGCTGGGGCGCGGTGTTCGTCAGCCAGTTACACGGCAGCTATTCGGCTGTGGTTGGCCTGCCGCTGTGTGAAACAGCGCAGCTCGTCGACGCGTTCGGCCTGCCGCGTTGGACCAAAGGCTCACGCTAG
- the gatB gene encoding Asp-tRNA(Asn)/Glu-tRNA(Gln) amidotransferase subunit GatB, giving the protein MQWETVIGLEIHAQLATQSKIFSGSATTFGAEPNTQASLVDLGMPGTLPVLNAEAVRMACKFGLAIDAEIAPKNVFARKNYFYPDLPKGYQTSQMDHPIVGKGYLDITLEDGSTRRIGITRAHLEEDAGKSLHEDFHGMSGIDLNRAGTPLLEIVSEPDIRSAKEAVAYVKAIHALVRYLGICDGNMAEGSLRCDCNVSVRPKGQAEFGTRREIKNVNSFKFIERAINTEIAWQIDELESGRKIVQETVLYDVAANETRSMRSKEEANDYRYFPCPDLLPVVIEQSFLDEVRASLPELPVQKRERFEREFGLSAYDASVLSASRELADYFEQVNSTCGDAKLAANWVMGELSSLLNKEGLEIEQSPVSAEQLGGMILRIKDDTISGKIAKMVFEAMATGEGSADEIIEKKGLKQVTDSGAIESMLDEVLAANAEQVEQYRASDEAKRGKMFGFFVGQAMKASKGKANPGQVNQLLKKKLEG; this is encoded by the coding sequence ATGCAATGGGAAACCGTGATCGGGCTGGAGATTCACGCACAGCTCGCGACCCAGTCGAAGATCTTTTCCGGCAGCGCCACCACCTTTGGTGCCGAGCCCAACACCCAGGCCAGCCTGGTCGACCTCGGCATGCCCGGCACCCTGCCGGTGCTCAATGCCGAAGCCGTGCGCATGGCGTGCAAGTTCGGCCTGGCGATCGATGCCGAGATCGCTCCGAAGAACGTCTTCGCGCGCAAGAACTACTTCTACCCCGACCTGCCCAAGGGCTACCAGACCAGCCAGATGGACCATCCCATCGTCGGCAAGGGCTATCTGGACATTACCCTGGAAGACGGCAGCACGCGGCGCATCGGCATCACCCGCGCGCACCTGGAAGAGGACGCCGGCAAGAGCCTGCACGAAGACTTCCACGGCATGAGCGGCATCGACCTCAACCGCGCCGGCACACCGCTGCTGGAGATCGTCTCCGAGCCGGACATCCGCTCGGCCAAGGAAGCGGTCGCCTACGTCAAGGCGATCCACGCCCTGGTGCGCTACCTCGGCATCTGCGACGGCAACATGGCCGAAGGTTCGCTGCGCTGCGACTGCAACGTCTCGGTGCGGCCGAAAGGCCAGGCCGAGTTCGGCACCCGCCGCGAGATCAAGAACGTCAACTCGTTCAAGTTCATCGAGCGCGCCATCAACACCGAGATCGCCTGGCAGATCGACGAGCTGGAATCCGGCCGCAAGATCGTCCAGGAAACCGTGCTGTACGACGTGGCGGCCAACGAGACGCGCTCCATGCGCAGCAAAGAAGAAGCCAACGACTACCGCTACTTCCCCTGCCCCGACCTGCTACCGGTGGTGATCGAGCAGAGCTTCCTCGACGAAGTCCGCGCCAGCCTGCCGGAACTGCCGGTGCAGAAGCGCGAACGCTTCGAGCGCGAGTTCGGCCTGTCCGCCTACGACGCCAGCGTACTCTCTGCCAGCCGCGAACTGGCCGACTACTTCGAACAGGTCAACAGCACCTGCGGCGACGCCAAGCTGGCCGCCAACTGGGTGATGGGCGAGCTGTCCAGCCTGCTCAACAAGGAAGGCCTGGAGATCGAGCAGTCACCGGTTAGCGCCGAGCAGCTGGGCGGCATGATCCTGCGCATCAAGGACGACACCATCAGCGGCAAGATCGCCAAGATGGTCTTCGAGGCCATGGCCACCGGCGAAGGCTCGGCTGACGAGATCATCGAGAAGAAGGGCCTCAAGCAGGTCACTGATTCCGGCGCCATCGAGTCGATGCTGGACGAAGTGCTGGCAGCGAATGCCGAGCAGGTCGAACAGTACCGCGCCAGCGACGAAGCCAAGCGCGGCAAGATGTTCGGCTTCTTCGTCGGCCAGGCGATGAAAGCTTCCAAGGGCAAGGCCAACCCTGGCCAGGTGAACCAACTGCTGAAGAAAAAACTCGAAGGCTAA
- the gatA gene encoding Asp-tRNA(Asn)/Glu-tRNA(Gln) amidotransferase subunit GatA, translating into MHNLTLAEIARNLAEKRFSAEELTRTLLTRIAQLDPQLNAFISVTDELAIEQAKAADARRAAGENGALLGAPIGHKDLFCTQGIRTSCGSKILDSFKAPYDATVVEKLGAAGMVTLGKLNMDEFAMGSANESSYYGPVKNPWDLSRVPGGSSGGSAAAIAARLLPAATGTDTGGSIRQPAALTNLTGLKPTYGRVSRWGMVAYASSLDQGGPMARTAEDCALLLSAMAGFDAKDSTSVDQPLDDYLSALSQPLTGLRIGLPKEYFGAGLDPKIADAVMASVEELKKLGATVKEISLPNMQHAIPSYYVIAPAEASSNLSRFDGVRFGYRCENPVDLTDLYKRSRAEGFGDEVKRRIMVGTYALSAGYYDAYYLKAQKIRRLIKQDFVDAFEQVDVILGPTTPNLAWKLGEKNADPVSAYLEDIYTITANLAGIPGLSMPAGFIDGLPVGVQLLAPYFQEARLLNVAHQYQQVTDWHMRAPAGF; encoded by the coding sequence ATGCACAACCTGACGCTTGCCGAGATCGCCCGCAACCTTGCCGAAAAGCGTTTCTCCGCCGAGGAACTGACGCGCACCCTGCTGACTCGTATCGCGCAGCTCGACCCGCAGCTCAACGCCTTCATCAGCGTCACCGATGAACTCGCCATCGAGCAGGCCAAAGCAGCCGACGCACGTCGTGCCGCTGGCGAGAACGGCGCGTTACTCGGCGCACCTATCGGCCACAAGGACCTGTTCTGCACCCAGGGCATTCGCACCAGCTGCGGCTCGAAAATTCTCGACAGCTTCAAAGCCCCGTACGACGCAACCGTGGTTGAAAAGCTCGGCGCCGCCGGCATGGTCACCCTGGGCAAGCTGAACATGGACGAATTCGCCATGGGCTCGGCCAACGAGTCGAGCTATTACGGCCCAGTGAAGAACCCCTGGGACCTGTCCCGCGTACCCGGCGGTTCCTCCGGAGGTTCCGCAGCAGCCATCGCCGCACGACTGCTGCCTGCCGCGACCGGCACCGACACTGGCGGCTCGATCCGCCAGCCTGCCGCGCTGACCAACCTCACCGGCCTCAAGCCCACCTACGGCCGCGTATCGCGCTGGGGCATGGTGGCCTACGCCTCGAGTCTCGATCAGGGCGGCCCGATGGCACGCACGGCCGAAGACTGCGCGCTGCTGCTGTCGGCAATGGCCGGCTTCGATGCCAAGGACTCAACCAGCGTCGACCAGCCGCTGGACGACTACCTCTCCGCCCTTAGCCAACCGCTGACTGGCCTGCGCATCGGTCTGCCGAAGGAGTATTTCGGCGCCGGCCTCGATCCGAAGATCGCTGACGCCGTCATGGCATCCGTCGAGGAGCTGAAGAAGCTCGGCGCCACGGTCAAGGAAATCAGCCTGCCGAACATGCAGCATGCGATCCCTTCCTATTACGTGATCGCGCCGGCCGAGGCCTCTTCCAACCTCTCGCGTTTCGATGGCGTGCGCTTCGGCTATCGCTGCGAGAACCCGGTCGACCTCACCGATCTCTACAAGCGCTCGCGGGCCGAAGGCTTCGGCGACGAGGTCAAGCGACGCATCATGGTGGGCACCTATGCGCTGTCGGCCGGCTACTACGATGCCTACTACCTGAAGGCGCAGAAAATCCGTCGCCTGATCAAGCAGGATTTCGTTGATGCCTTCGAGCAGGTCGACGTGATCCTCGGCCCGACCACGCCGAACCTGGCCTGGAAGCTGGGCGAGAAGAACGCCGATCCGGTTTCCGCCTACCTGGAAGACATCTACACCATCACCGCCAACCTGGCTGGCATTCCGGGCCTGTCGATGCCGGCCGGATTCATCGATGGCCTGCCGGTGGGCGTGCAACTGTTGGCGCCGTACTTCCAGGAAGCGCGCCTGCTCAATGTGGCGCACCAGTATCAACAAGTCACCGATTGGCACATGCGCGCCCCGGCCGGATTCTGA
- the mreB gene encoding rod shape-determining protein MreB, whose protein sequence is MFKKLRGMFSSDLSIDLGTANTLIYVRDRGIVLDEPSVVAIRTHGNQKSVVAVGTEAKRMLGRTPGNINAIRPMKDGVIADFSVCEKMLQYFINKVHENSFLQPSPRVLICVPCKSTQVERRAIRESALGAGAREVFLIEEPMAAAIGAGLPVDEARGSMVVDIGGGTTEIALISLNGVVYAESVRVGGDRFDESIVTYVRRNYGSLIGESTAERIKQEIGTAFPGGEIREVDVRGRNLAEGVPRAFTLNSNEVLEALQESLATIVQAVKSALEQSPPELASDIAERGLVLTGGGALLRDLDKLLAQETGLPVIVAEEPLTCVARGGGRALEMMDRHAMDLLSTE, encoded by the coding sequence ATGTTCAAGAAACTGCGTGGCATGTTTTCCAGTGATCTGTCGATCGACCTGGGCACTGCCAATACCCTTATTTATGTGCGCGATCGCGGCATTGTCCTCGACGAACCTTCGGTTGTTGCCATTCGTACCCACGGCAATCAGAAAAGTGTTGTCGCTGTAGGCACCGAGGCCAAGCGCATGCTGGGCCGTACTCCAGGCAACATCAACGCCATTCGTCCCATGAAGGACGGTGTGATCGCCGATTTCAGCGTCTGCGAGAAGATGCTGCAGTACTTCATCAACAAGGTGCACGAAAACAGCTTTCTGCAGCCCAGCCCGCGAGTGCTGATCTGCGTGCCTTGCAAGTCGACGCAGGTCGAGCGCCGCGCCATTCGTGAATCCGCCTTAGGGGCTGGTGCTCGCGAAGTGTTTTTGATCGAAGAGCCAATGGCCGCCGCAATCGGTGCCGGCCTGCCGGTCGACGAAGCGCGTGGTTCGATGGTGGTGGACATCGGCGGTGGTACCACCGAGATCGCGCTGATTTCTCTCAATGGGGTTGTCTACGCCGAATCCGTGCGGGTGGGTGGCGATCGCTTCGATGAGTCCATCGTGACCTACGTGCGCCGCAACTATGGCAGCCTGATCGGTGAGTCCACCGCTGAGCGCATCAAGCAGGAAATCGGCACCGCGTTCCCTGGTGGCGAAATCCGTGAGGTGGATGTCCGCGGTCGTAACCTGGCCGAAGGCGTGCCTCGTGCATTCACGCTGAACTCCAACGAGGTGCTGGAAGCGCTGCAGGAATCGCTGGCGACCATCGTTCAGGCGGTCAAGAGCGCGCTGGAGCAATCGCCGCCGGAGCTGGCCTCCGATATCGCTGAGCGTGGCCTGGTGCTGACCGGGGGCGGCGCGCTTTTGCGCGATCTGGATAAGCTGCTGGCACAGGAAACCGGCCTGCCGGTTATCGTTGCCGAAGAGCCGCTGACCTGTGTCGCCCGTGGTGGTGGCCGTGCTCTGGAAATGATGGATCGTCATGCGATGGACTTGCTGTCCACAGAGTGA